The genomic DNA GTCATCGGCGTGCTGCAGAGTGGAACCTGGGGCTGGGTGCTGCCGTTGCAGTCGCCCGTCACCCCGTTCGGCCTGTCGCTCACGCCGTTCATGATCGGCGGCGGCCTGGCGGTGCTGTGGGCGTTCTTCGGGTGGGAGCGGCGAGTGGCCGGGCGCGGGCGGGTGCCGCTGCTCGACGTGCGCAACCTGCGCATTCCCGCGCTGCGTTCGGGGCTCGTCAGCCTGCTCGCCCAGAACCTGGTGCTGCTCGGCATCTTCTTCGCGGTGCCGCTGTACCTGCAGGTGAGCCAGGGCATGGACGCGTTCCAGACCGGCCTGCGGCTGCTGCCGACGTCGATTGCGATGCTGCTCGCCGCCGCCGTGGGCGCGCGAGTCGGCACCCGCTTCGGAGCACGAACGATCGTTCGGACAGGCTTGCTGACGGTCGCCGCCGCATGCGTGCTCATCGTCGCAACCGTCGAACCCGAACTCGCGACCGTGCCGTTCGCGATCGGCATGGCGCTGGTGGGCCTCGGCACCGGGTTGCTCGCCTCGCAGCTCGGCAACATCGTGCAGTCGGCGGTGCCGCCCGAGGCTCGCAGCGAGGCCGGTGGCCTGCAGTACACCGCTCAGAACCTCGGCTCGTCGCTCGGCACCGCGCTCATCGGCTCGCTCATGGTCGCCGCGCTCGCCACCGCGGTACTCGACCTCATCGCGGCCGACCCCGACATCGAGGCTGCGGTCGCCGACCGGGCGACGGTCCAGGTGGCGTCGGGCATCGAGTACGTGCCCGCCGCCGATGCCGAGCAGGCTCTGCTCGACGAGGGGTTCCCGCGCGAGCAGGTCGACGACCTCGTCGACGCCTATGTCGAAGCCCAGCTCATCGGGGTGAAGCTCGGGCTGCTCGCGTGCGGGGCCGCGGCGCTCATCGCGCTGCCGGCGACTCGGCGGCTGCCCGGGCGGGAGCAGGGCGCGGAAGCGTAGCTCCGCCCGGCCCGCACGTGGAACCGGCAGCGCTGGCTTCAGGCATCCTCGATGGTGAACTCCAGCGCCGTGCGCCGGAACACGATGGCGCAGACGACGACGGCGAGGGAGCCGGGGATGAGTCGGGCCGTCCGCGCGCGGTCGCTCGAGACCTACCCCGACTTGCGGGCCTTGCGCTCGGCCTTCGCCGCGGCATCCTCGACCCGCATCTCGAGCTTGGTCTGGTCGAGCTCGCCGAGCGCGGGTCTGATCCAGTTCAGCCGGGGGTCGGTGTCGACGAGCAGCATCCGCACCAGCAGCGTGAGCGGTACCGCGAGCAGTGCGCCCATCGGGCCGAGCACGACCGCCCAGAACAGCACCGAGATGAACGTGAGCGACTGGCTGAGCGACACCGCGTCGCCGACCACCTTCGGCTGGATGACCGACTGGATGATGCCGTTGATGAGGCCGTACACGACGATCACGGCCACCACGAGCGGCCAGCCGCCGACGAGCGCGGCGAACACCAGCGGCGGGATGATCGCGATGAAGTATCCGATGTTGGGGATGAAGCTGCACAGGAACGAGAGGATGCCCCACAGCGGCGCCCCCGGAATGCCCATGATCGCCAGCGCGATCCAGTTCACCACGCCTTGGGCGGCGCCGAGTCCGGTGGTCACGGCCATGTAGCGCCGCACCCCCGACGTGAACCGGCCCACTCCGACGGCGATCCAGGGCCGACGGCGCCCGATGCCCTCGAGCAGCGGCGACGCGTAGGACGAGTCCATCGCCATCAGCACGAGCAGGGTGAGCAGGATCACCGCCGACGAGACGAACCCGGCCGCACCGCCCAGCACGCCGCCGAGGAAGGCGATCACCTGCGTCGGGTCGAACGAGTCCAGGATGCGCTGCACCTGCTCGGCGCCGATGCCGAGCCCTTCGAGCCAGGCGCCGAAGTCGGTCAGCGCGGCCTGCAGCTGCGGCAGATACGAGGGCAGCAGCGACGAGAACTGCGCGAACGACAGGAACAGCGCCCCCGCGAACGCACCGAGCAGCAGCACGACCGCGAGGAGCACCGACACCGTCGCGATGCCGCGCGGAACCCCGCGACCCTGCATCCAGGTGCGGATCGGGTGCACGCAGATCGTCAGCACGAGCGCGAAGAACGCCGCGGTGAAGATCGATCCGATCGCGGCGATGCCGAACGAGGCGACCGCGGCACCGCCCAGCCCGAGCAGGATGAACGCGGTGCGGTGGGCGATGGCCGGCGGGGTCGCGCCGGGCGCGCCGGGATCGCTGGGCGCGTCGGGCGCGGGCGGCACTCGGTCAGGTCCGCGTTTCCGGTTCCACCACATCGGCTCCCCCTTCGATGGGCGGCGAGGCATCCGGATGCTTCGCAGCATCCTGAGCGCCCGCCGCCGCGTTGCCGCTCAACCGCCACAGCGCACCGCCGCGCCCCTCGGGCGCGATGAGCAGCGCGCGCACCAGCAGGGTCAGCGGAATCGACAGGATCGCCCCGACCGGCCCGATCACGAACGCCCAGAACACGACCGAGAAGAACGAGAGCGTGAGGCTCAGGTCGACCGCGTCGCTCACGAACTTCGGCTGCACCAGCACCTGCAGCACGACGTTGACGACGCAGTACACGGCGATCACGGCGAGCGCGAGCGGCCACCCGCCGACCACGAGCGCGAGCACCGCCGGCGGGATGAGCCCCAGCACGAACCCGATGTTCGGCACGAAGTTGGTGACGAACGCGAGGATGGCCCACACCAGCGGGATGGGGATGCCGAGCCACCACAGCGCGAGCCCGTCGAGCACGGCGACGATCGCACCGAACGTCGCGTTCACGACGTAGTAGCGGCGCACACCCGAGAAGTACCGCCGCCCGATGCGGTCGGGTTCCCCGCGTCCGAACGCGACGCCGAGCCGCGCGAATCGGGCCGCGTCGGCGGCCATGAAGATGACGTACGCGAACACGAAGAAGAACGCGGTGGCGATACCGAGCACCGTGTCGGCGACCGACGTCGCGAAGGCGACCAAGGTGTCGGGTGAGAGCACCGACCCGGCGGCGTCGGAGGCGGCCTCCGAGAGACCCAGCGAGGCGAGCAGGCTCCGAAGGCCGCCGGCGGCGATCCGGAACTGGTCGGCATAGTCGGGCAGCATGCGCACGAACTGGGCGGATGCCACGAACAGCAGCAGCGCGAGCACCGCGAGGATGAGCCATCCGACTGCCACGACCGCGGTCGTCGCCAACCAGGACGGCCAACCGCGCCGTACCAGCGGTGCGTACACGGGCACCGCGATGATCGTGATCACCGCGCCGATCGCGGCCGGCGCGAGGATGCCCTGCGCGAACCAGATCCCGGCGAACACGACGACCGCAGCCGCCGCCGTGACCAGGACGCGCGTGCCGTGCGCGAGCGGCCGCGGCGCGAGCTGCCCGATCACGTTGCCCACTGCGTTCCCCTCATCGCACATCGGCACTTCGTTGCTTGCAACATAGCGGGCGGGCACGCCCCCCGCGGGGATCCGCCTCGACGTGCCGCGCTCGCCGCAGACCCGAACATTCCTTGCCATTCCGGGTATTCGCCGCGGTAGTGTGCAGAGGGGGAACACGAAGATCTGGGGGGAGATCGAGCAACTTCGGTCGAGGCGTCAGCCGCCCGTCCCTTCGCTTGCGACCCGTCGACGCGCCCCGCGTCGACTCTCACAATCGAAGAAAGGCCTCCGAATGAGTTTCTGGCAGAGTTTCTGGGACATCGTCTGGTGGACGATCTGGATCTTCGCGTTCTTCGCCTACCTGTGGGCGGTCATCGCGATCATCAGCGACCTGTTCCGCGACCACAAGCTCAACGGGTGGTGGAAGGCGGTCTGGATCATCTTCCTGCTGTTCTTCCCGTTCATCACCGCCCTCGTCTACCTGATCGCGCGCGGCAACGGCATGGCCGAGCGGGCGCAGAAGGAGGCGGCGCAGGTGCAGTCGGCGACGGACGCGTACATCCGGCAGACGGCGGGCGCCTCCGCGAGTCCGTCCGACGAGATCGCCAAGGCCAAGGCGCTGCTCGATTCCGGCACGATCAACCAGGCCGAGTACGACGCGCTGAAGGCGCGGGCGCTTTCGGGCGCCTGATCCACCCGGCGACGGAGGGGCGGATGCTTCGGCATCCGCCCCTCCGTCGTCCGCCGTGTCAGGCGGGGACGGGCGGCGCCGGCTCCGGAGCATCCGCCTGGCTCATCGCGCTCGAGTTGCGCAGGAACAAGATGATCCAGCTGAAGATGAGCACCGCCGCGACCAGCTCGACCGCCGTCAGATTGTAGTAGCCGATCGCGAAGAAGACACCGAGCACCACGATCACCGCGACGTACACGTAGCCGAGGATCACGAACGGGCGCGGCATCCCGGGTACGAACCACGGCAACCCGATCACGACGACCGCGTACGCGACCGCCATGCCCGTGGCGACCGAGTTGTGCACCCAGAAGAACTGGTCGACCGAGAAGATGCCCACGCAGGCGAGGAAGATGCCGATGAGCGCCAGCCCGTTGCGCACCACGTTGCGGTGCCGGCGGTCGAGCGGCGTCGAGGTGGGCAGCGCGGCGGTGCAGTAGCGGGCGATGATGGTCACGATCGCGCCGGCGATGATGAGCGTCACGTTGAAGGCGATGGCGGATGCATCGTGGCCGATGCCCAGGGCCGACAGGTTCTTCTGCCACCACAGCGGGTCGCTCGCCCCGAGCATGCTGGCGATCGCCCCCACGACGAGGAACACCGCGAGCACCAGCGACAGCAGCATCGGGGTGAGCCGTGCCGCCGACAGGAACACCGCGTAGGCGCTCACCGCCAGCCCGACCCCGGTCAACGCGACCGCGGGCAGCGTGAACACGACCGCGCCGATGAAGCTGCGCTCGAGCACGTTCGAGAGGCCGAGCCAGGCGATCAAGACGACCGCGCCGTGCGCGAGCGCGAGCGCCGCGAGGTCGAACCAGTGCAGCCGCGCACCCGCGACCGCCAGCCCCGGACCGACGTCGCGCTGCAGGGCGGTACTCGGCGACCGCAGCACCAGCCGCCCCAGCACGAACGCCGCGATCGCGACCAGCGCACCGCTGATCGCGACGAACTCGCCGATCGACCCGGCCCCCGAGATCGGCACGTCGCGGTTCCAGAACGCGACGAGCGCGGCGAGCGCACCCACCGCGAACGCGAGCGCCCCGATGATCAGCGCGACCGATTCGAGCGATTCGGCGTTCTCGGCCGGTCGCCGCGCGAGCTGCGCGAGCGAGGTGGCCCGTCGTTTCGTCGACGCCGCCGGTGCGCTGGTGACGGCCGGATCGCTCATCGCTGCTCCCCCTCGCGGCCCCCTGCCGCTCGGCACCAGCCTCCCACCGGTCAGGGCATCGGGTCGAGCACTTCGAGCATCGATCCCTGCACGAACCCCGCCCACTCGTAGGCCGCCCGCAGGTAGTCGTCGCGCGACTCGTCGGCGTCGTCGCTGCCCTCCTCGACGACGCCGACCCGTTCGGCGAGGATCAGCCTGAGGTCGGTGAGGAACGTCAGCCACCCCCACGCCTGCGACTGGTCGAGTTCGATCTCGACGAGCCCGCGATCGCCCGGTGCGGCCGTCGCGTCGCGCACCGACTGCGCCGCCTGACGCTTGCCGTCGACGAGGCTCTCACGGGTGTAGCGCGTGTAGTCGCGGGACGCCGACGCGTCATCGGGGTACGCGTTGGGGAACAACCGCCCGAGCGCGGGGTCGTCCTCGGTGCCGAGCAGCAGCACCGAGTCGACCTGGTCGGCGAGCTCGGACAGCAGCATCGCCTCCTCGGCCTCGAGCACCAGGCGGACTCCGTCGCCCCCCTCGCGGCCGGCGACGATCATGCGTCGGCCCTCATGACCGTGGCCTGCAGCCCGTAGCCGTGCATCGCGACGACATGCCGTTCCATCGCTTCGCGGTTGCCC from Agromyces larvae includes the following:
- a CDS encoding MFS transporter — its product is MSETSGPSSPGAARAGPGAPAASRAVLPLAIAQFIMVLDSSVMSVSISQLVEEFDTTVSTIQLAITLYALVMAALMLTGGKLGDLFGRLRVFRIGLVIYAVGSLMTALAPTVMVLIVGWSFIEGAGAALVLPALAALVAGNYEGAGRARAYGIIGGVAGAGIAIGPLLGGWLTTAYSWRWVFAGEVVFVVIVLLLGSWIRDDEQRARFRLDGFGAVLSAVGLSLVVIGVLQSGTWGWVLPLQSPVTPFGLSLTPFMIGGGLAVLWAFFGWERRVAGRGRVPLLDVRNLRIPALRSGLVSLLAQNLVLLGIFFAVPLYLQVSQGMDAFQTGLRLLPTSIAMLLAAAVGARVGTRFGARTIVRTGLLTVAAACVLIVATVEPELATVPFAIGMALVGLGTGLLASQLGNIVQSAVPPEARSEAGGLQYTAQNLGSSLGTALIGSLMVAALATAVLDLIAADPDIEAAVADRATVQVASGIEYVPAADAEQALLDEGFPREQVDDLVDAYVEAQLIGVKLGLLACGAAALIALPATRRLPGREQGAEA
- a CDS encoding AI-2E family transporter, yielding MGNVIGQLAPRPLAHGTRVLVTAAAAVVVFAGIWFAQGILAPAAIGAVITIIAVPVYAPLVRRGWPSWLATTAVVAVGWLILAVLALLLFVASAQFVRMLPDYADQFRIAAGGLRSLLASLGLSEAASDAAGSVLSPDTLVAFATSVADTVLGIATAFFFVFAYVIFMAADAARFARLGVAFGRGEPDRIGRRYFSGVRRYYVVNATFGAIVAVLDGLALWWLGIPIPLVWAILAFVTNFVPNIGFVLGLIPPAVLALVVGGWPLALAVIAVYCVVNVVLQVLVQPKFVSDAVDLSLTLSFFSVVFWAFVIGPVGAILSIPLTLLVRALLIAPEGRGGALWRLSGNAAAGAQDAAKHPDASPPIEGGADVVEPETRT
- a CDS encoding AI-2E family transporter; this encodes MPPAPDAPSDPGAPGATPPAIAHRTAFILLGLGGAAVASFGIAAIGSIFTAAFFALVLTICVHPIRTWMQGRGVPRGIATVSVLLAVVLLLGAFAGALFLSFAQFSSLLPSYLPQLQAALTDFGAWLEGLGIGAEQVQRILDSFDPTQVIAFLGGVLGGAAGFVSSAVILLTLLVLMAMDSSYASPLLEGIGRRRPWIAVGVGRFTSGVRRYMAVTTGLGAAQGVVNWIALAIMGIPGAPLWGILSFLCSFIPNIGYFIAIIPPLVFAALVGGWPLVVAVIVVYGLINGIIQSVIQPKVVGDAVSLSQSLTFISVLFWAVVLGPMGALLAVPLTLLVRMLLVDTDPRLNWIRPALGELDQTKLEMRVEDAAAKAERKARKSG
- a CDS encoding DUF2017 family protein, whose product is MIVAGREGGDGVRLVLEAEEAMLLSELADQVDSVLLLGTEDDPALGRLFPNAYPDDASASRDYTRYTRESLVDGKRQAAQSVRDATAAPGDRGLVEIELDQSQAWGWLTFLTDLRLILAERVGVVEEGSDDADESRDDYLRAAYEWAGFVQGSMLEVLDPMP
- a CDS encoding SHOCT domain-containing protein; protein product: MSFWQSFWDIVWWTIWIFAFFAYLWAVIAIISDLFRDHKLNGWWKAVWIIFLLFFPFITALVYLIARGNGMAERAQKEAAQVQSATDAYIRQTAGASASPSDEIAKAKALLDSGTINQAEYDALKARALSGA